Proteins from one Parvibaculum lavamentivorans DS-1 genomic window:
- a CDS encoding phytoene desaturase family protein, with the protein MVRHDAIVIGAGLNGLVAAASLARGGLDVLVLDRAAAAGGLSAEYEIVPGFRVPRYTLGSGGLPARIVAGLDLPRHGLRFVRAEGGVSFFPDGAYHAAYRDGVVHRREIARFSRRDADAWTRYRRDMLRAARGLAPLLGGPVRAPVKGFFAGLRARLDLADRIAAIAPEDLADMVRFSTLPLSEFLDSYFESPVVKAHLASAALMRGTLGPSTPTGAFRLVVPWLAETGDAMGGAPETLLPYGGPAALTGALLAVIAAHGGQVRMEAEVTDILMKDRKVRGVVLANGEEIGAGAILSSLDVKRSFLSLFQWRDLPEGLVERVGRVRMKGVTAKVNLALDGLPDFPSLPHGCPSLAGGFRLAGYIPQMERTFSDWRHRIPPRDPLVEVLIPSLHDATLAPAGKQVLSALVQFVPDALHEGAWSGERRDALGDLVIARLAEVSPGIEKLVLAREVLLPNDLEGEIGLTGGDIAYGETTLDQMFMNRPFPGMGSAETPLGNFYLCSPSAHPGPLVPGGAGANAAAHLLERRKGGR; encoded by the coding sequence ATGGTGCGTCACGATGCGATCGTCATCGGAGCAGGGCTCAACGGGCTTGTTGCCGCCGCCAGTCTGGCGCGGGGCGGCCTTGATGTGCTGGTGCTCGATCGCGCTGCCGCCGCAGGGGGGCTCTCCGCCGAATATGAAATCGTGCCTGGGTTCCGCGTGCCGCGTTACACGCTCGGCAGCGGCGGCTTGCCCGCCCGCATCGTCGCCGGTCTCGACCTGCCGCGCCACGGGCTCCGCTTCGTCCGCGCCGAGGGCGGCGTCTCCTTCTTCCCAGATGGCGCTTACCATGCAGCTTATCGCGATGGCGTTGTCCATCGCCGTGAAATCGCGCGCTTCTCGCGCCGCGACGCCGACGCCTGGACGCGGTACCGGCGGGATATGTTGCGGGCGGCACGCGGGCTTGCCCCTCTCCTTGGCGGTCCTGTTCGCGCACCCGTGAAAGGCTTCTTCGCCGGCCTTCGCGCACGTCTCGATCTCGCCGACCGTATCGCCGCTATCGCCCCGGAAGACCTTGCGGATATGGTCCGCTTCTCGACGCTTCCCCTTTCGGAGTTTCTCGATTCATATTTCGAGTCGCCCGTCGTGAAGGCGCATCTCGCTTCCGCCGCCCTCATGCGCGGCACGCTCGGCCCGTCCACGCCGACAGGCGCCTTTCGCCTTGTCGTCCCCTGGCTCGCGGAAACGGGCGATGCTATGGGAGGCGCGCCGGAAACGCTGCTGCCCTATGGCGGCCCCGCCGCGCTTACAGGTGCGCTGCTCGCCGTCATCGCCGCCCATGGCGGGCAGGTCCGCATGGAGGCGGAGGTAACCGACATTCTGATGAAAGACCGGAAGGTGCGTGGCGTCGTCCTCGCCAATGGCGAGGAAATCGGCGCGGGTGCCATTCTTTCGAGCCTCGATGTGAAGCGCAGCTTCCTCAGCCTCTTCCAGTGGAGGGACCTGCCCGAAGGTCTGGTGGAGCGCGTCGGCCGCGTCCGCATGAAGGGCGTCACCGCGAAGGTCAATCTCGCGCTGGATGGCTTGCCGGATTTCCCTTCGCTGCCGCATGGCTGCCCCTCCCTTGCAGGCGGCTTCCGTCTTGCGGGCTACATTCCGCAGATGGAGCGCACCTTTTCCGACTGGCGTCACCGGATTCCGCCGCGCGATCCGCTGGTCGAGGTGTTAATCCCCTCCTTGCATGACGCGACGCTTGCGCCCGCCGGCAAGCAGGTGCTCTCCGCGCTGGTCCAATTCGTGCCCGATGCGCTCCACGAAGGCGCGTGGAGCGGTGAGCGCCGTGATGCACTAGGCGATCTCGTCATTGCGCGCCTTGCCGAAGTAAGCCCCGGCATTGAAAAGCTCGTCCTGGCCCGCGAGGTCCTGCTCCCGAACGATCTGGAAGGCGAAATCGGCCTCACCGGCGGCGACATCGCTTATGGCGAAACGACACTCGATCAGATGTTCATGAATCGCCCATTCCCCGGTATGGGCAGCGCGGAAACACCGCTCGGGAATTTCTATCTTTGCTCGCCAAGTGCGCATCCGGGGCCCCTCGTCCCGGGGGGTGCCGGCGCCAACGCCGCCGCTCATCTTCTTGAGCGGCGGAAAGGAGGGCGTTGA